The sequence below is a genomic window from Syntrophus gentianae.
AAAACGTCTGCCGCAGGCCGCCGCTGATGATCTGCTGGATGTGATTCTGGAGCGTTATCGCCACCGAAAAAGCACGATGATCACTTCAAACCGGCCGATTGAGGACTGGGGAAAGCTTCTCGGCGACAATGCTGCAGCTTCGGCCATTCTGGACCGTCTGTTGCACCGCGGTCATCTGCTGAAATTTGAAGGAAAGAGTTACCGGCTCAAGGAGGCTTCTAAAAGACTTGCTTTAGAAAAGAAAAATAACTAACTTAACACCCGTTCTGCCGACCTTGGGGTGGGGGATTTTGACCCGGCCACAGGTGGGGGATTTTCAAGTGGCCATCCGGGATAAAGGCCCCTGAATTATTAACCGTAATCCGGCGCGTAGAAAGCCGTGGTGCTTTGGAATCGGCACACCGGGTTAGAACAATTTCGGGTCAGGTCTTCCGTTATGCAGTCGCTACAGGCAGAGCGGAGCGCGATCCGGCAGCAGACCTTAAAGGGGCTTTACCACCAAAGAAAGTAAAGCACCATGCGGCAATCATTGACCCGAAAGAAATCGGTGCCCTTCTCCGAGCCATAGAAGGTTATACAGGTCACTTTGTCGTCAAGTGCGCCCTTCGAATCGCGCCTCTTGTTTTTGTACGTCCTGGCGAACTGAGGCATGCTGAATGGTCTGAAATTGATCTTGATGAAGCCACATGGAACATTCCCGAAGGCAAGATGAAAATGAAAGAACCGCATCTTGTTCCTCTGTGCCGTCAAGCTATTGAGATACTCAGAGAGCTGCAACCGTTGACAGGATCGGGCCGTTATGTGTTTCCTTCGGCAAGATCATTCGCAAGACCAATGTCAGAAAATGCCATACTCGCAGCACTTCGTCGCATGGGATATTCAAAAGAAGAAATGACCGGGCATGGCTTCCGGGCAATGGCGCGAACAATCCTCGATGAAGTCTTGCAGATAAGACCCGACTTCATTGAACATCAATTAGCGCATGCCGTAAGGGACCCCAACGGAAGAGCGTATAACAGGACAGCACACCTTAAGGAACGCCGGAAGATGATGCAGCAGTGGGCGGATTATCTTGACGGTTTGAAGGCTGGGGCAAAGGTTATACCGTTTAGAAAAGCAGAATCTTAATAACTGAAGCTGAACATTCCGGGAATAGGCCGACGGGCCGACAAGCAAGGGGAATCCCTCCCCTGTTTTCCCGAACAGACAAGTGGATCCGGGAGAGGAAGGGCAAGGTATGGAAAACTGCATAAGAAAAATTAACGCCATAATAAGGGAACAGGCCTGTGGCATATCGCTTCCTCATAGCGAGGCTTTCGATGCCTTGTGGAAACAGAATGAAATATTTTTAAAAGAATTACTCTTTGATCTTGCAGCACATATGGAGCCATTTAGAACGAAGGGTGGTTTGTACAAGGATAAAATAGAGGCAAGTCGTAAATTCCGTGATGCCATACTCGGAAAGGAAGAGAAACGCTATCCCCCAGAACCATTAAGTGATGCCCAGGAGGAAGACAAGGAAACCTTGGAATCAATCTATTTCGGCGTAGAAGGTTTTTTGGCCGAAGATTATGCACCGCCAAAGGACTGCATCAACTCTCTTCAAGTTCATCTTCTTTGCCTTTCCATACTTTACGGTGATATTATTCCACGGATGGATGCCGTTTATCCAATAATCAATATGAAACTGGATAACGCCAAATCACGTCTTGCCATGAACGTTGGGGTTACGATTGGTGTTTCCTGGAATGTTGGGAAAAAACACGACTCGGCAATGAAAGGAGTTGAAGAGAAAAGAAAAAATGCACAGAGAAAGACGGATGATATTCAAGATATTCTTAATGAGTTATCATCAGAACAAAACAAAAAGAAAATAGCCGAACTACGCGGAAAGGCAATGTCAAAAACTGGGCTTTCAGAGCAGTCTGTTAAAAAGCGTGAAAAGAATCTTATGAAAAAAATTTCTGACTCCATTTCCTGAATTTATTCAATTCTTCATTTATCTAATTTTCCTTTTTTGAACCGTTTGTCGGTTTAGTCCATCAATTCCTTTTTAAAATCCAACCAACACTTATAGCGAACGGAAAAATATTAACGTCGTTAGTATATATTAACGACGTTAATACTTAATATCGTTGTTATTTCAATTGATTATGGCTTTATCAGGGTGTAAAGCGTTCAAAAAAACCTGAGGAGATTCGACTTATGAAAAAGAAAAAATCAAAAAACAACGATCAAACAAACACCCTTCCTGAAGTGGGATATGTGCGTTTGTCGAAGTTTTTGTCTGTCTACCCAGTGTCAAGGTCAACTTTGTTCGATATGGTTCGAAAAGGTTTGGCTCCCAAGCCCATAAAACTTTCAAAGAGATGTGTTGCCTGGCATGTCGATGACATAAAATCATTTATCAACAGAACACGGGAAACTAGTGATTTTTAATCCGGAATCAAAACGTTGTTACTAAATTCATAAAAAGAGAAAGGAATGCAAAATGATGGGAACATCGAAACGTGAAATGATCTTCAATCAACTAATGGAAAGAGTCGAACAGGCTTATGCTGCAGATTTAGAGGAACCGCTCAAGAAAACGGAGAACAAGAGATTGGACAGAACTCACATGGATCTTTTGATGTTTAAAATCATGCACCTGGATCAATAGAGATCATGCAGAGAAAATATCTCACCCTTGATGAATGGAAAGCGCTCATTCGTGTCTCAGCAGTCATCTATGAGGCGATGATGGCGGTTTACGGAGAGATTGACAGAAAAGAAGGTAGATCAAGAAACAGGAAGCTTAAGAGTTTACTAAAAAAAGCCTTCTTAGAGTTTTATTCAGTGAAATTTACGATCTCGAATTTATTCCGGGGTCAGATCATCCATCATGGCGTTATCCGGGATGAGGATCTTGATGTGTTTGTTGAATTTATGCGTGACTATATCAAACAACGGAAATGATGAGAAAACAAGGATGGAAGTTATTCTTTTTTCCGCTCGGTCTTATCGGTTTTTAAACCCTCTTCAATGAGGCGGCGAATAGCCTCTGAACGAGAATTTATGCGGTTCTCGAAACGATAATCATCAACACGCTTCAGCAAATCCTCTTCTATGACAAATATGATTTTTGGCTTATCGGTAGACATGAGAAGTATATAACCCATATGTTATGCTTTTTCAATAAAAAGGAACTTGACAATATCTTATAATGGTTATATCGGTTATCATCTCTCAGCACATAGGACCATGGGAAAATTTAATATTGAAATTTCAAAACCCCTGAAGATTCCCGTAACGGTGACGTTACGGGCGGTCCCTATGGCCGGGAGAGATCTTCAGGGGTTTTTATTTAGAACGCGATCTAAAAAGGGCCAGATAAATTGAAAAACAAACAAGAGATCCGGCAAGCGGTAAAGAAACAGATCGAAAAGGAACAGGCGGGCCTGGAGGGTCAGGGAAAAGAGCACGATCCCACAGGGTCACCCTATTTCGTGAAAAATGGCCGCTGGTGTAGGACAAAGATAGCCCGTGATGGCGGAGAGAATACCATCCCCATGTCTAATTTCACGGCGAAAATCACACAGGAAAACATCATCGATGATGGCAAGGAGACAACAATCTTTTTCACTATAGAAGGAGTCCTCTTGGGGAAAAAAGCTTTGCCGACAATCGAGATAGAGTCCCGTTTGTTTCCCGGAATGACCTGGCTCGCTCAATGGGGATCAAGGGCACGCCTGGAACCTGGCCAGACGGTCAAGGATTATGTCCGCCATGCAATTCAAACCGCATCGAATGATACCACAACATTCAGCACGCATTATGGTCATCTGGGGTGGCGTAAAATTGCCGGAGAAATAGTCTATCTTCACGCAGGTGGGGCTATCGGCGGAGCTGGTGGAGTATCTGTTAGATTATCGAAGGAACTTGAACGCTTCCGCCTTCCCCCCTATCCCCCAAACAAACCGGAAAACGCTGAGGCCGCCCGGAGAGGCCTGCAGGCCAGCCTTGACTTTCTGAATATCGGAAGCTTGAACGTAACCCTGCCGTTGTTCTGCCTGGTTTATCTTTCTCCTTTGACAACACTTCTGTCTCCACAGCCAAACTTTTCCCTTTATCTTCATGGCCTAAGCGGTACCTACAAGTCCACACTGGCCATTCTTGCCCTTTGCCATTTCGGTCCATTCAGCGGAGTCGAAAGTCTTTCCAACTTTTCAGACACCGTGGGGATTCTGGAAAAGAGAGCCTTTACCTTAAAGGACTCCCTTCATGTCATCGATGATTATCACCCGGCAAGCAACAAAAGAAATGCCGATAATATGGAAAGCACCGCCCAAAAATTAATACGCGGATACTCGAACCGTACGGCCAGGGGAAGGCTTAATACTGATACAACCGAGAAAGGGCGGTATGAGCCACGAGGAATGATGCTGATGACGGCGGAAGAATTGCCGACTCTTGAAAGTACCCTGGCTCGCGTGTGTGTCGTGTCTGTTGAACAAGATTCTGTAGATCGAGACAAACTGACGGCGCTTCAAGGCGAAGCTGCTTTCCTTCCGTATGCGATGGCCGCTTACGTCGACTGGATCAGGAAGAACATGACCAGTATTCTTTATGAGTTTCCAAAAGAATTTCAAGAACTGCGGCTAAGGGCAGCAAATGAAGGATTTCACAGAAAACTTCCGGAACAGGCCGCCTTCATGGGGTATGCCTTGGAGACTGCTACATCGTTCTTTTATGAAAATAAAATGATGACACGTGAGGAGGTGGAGGAGGTGATCGGAAAAGGCTGGAACATCTTCCGGGAACTTGCCGCCAAGCAGCAGCAACGAATTGCGGATGACAATCCGATAGACCGTTTTTTTGACATAATTGCTACCCTTATCCATCAAGGAAAAGTAAAACTTGAACCCTTGCCGCCGTGCACCGAAGAAACAAAAGGTTCGGGTGAACGAATAGGTTTTTTTAATGATCATGCCCTCTATCTCTTGCCGACAGCAGCATGGCACACGGTTCAGGCATTTTGTTTAAAAGAGAACTCACACTTTCCCTTCGGTAAGAACACCTTCTTCCAGATGCTGCAGAGCAAAAAAATAATAGAGCCGTCTATAAAAGGGGAGAGTACACAATTTGTAAAAGTATTAGGTAAGGCGTTTAGGGTTTTGAAAATAATAAATGAGGGTATATTCCGCAAAACCGTGACTTCCGTGACCGACTAAAAAATTAGTATGAATAATGTAAAAATACAAAAAGTTTCACGGTCACGGTTTTCCGAAAAAACTGTGACCAAAGCGTGACTTCCGTGACCGGAATTGTGACTGGTCACGGTTCCGGTCACAGTTTTAGGCCTTCGGTCACGGTTTTGGTCACGGTTTTGAAAGCATATTCTCTATTATTATTAAATATTTACGAAAAAGTCACGGAAGTCACGGTTTTGCGGGAGTATACCGCCATATATTTTTTTAAGTTTTTCAAAAATACGAAAAATATTATTAGGTGAAAAATAATACTATTAATAAATAAATCATTAAATACAGTTATTTACTTACAATTACCATGTTTTGCCCTGATGAGTAATTCCTGTAATAATATTAAATATTTGTAATGAGCTATGGCTTTTATGTTTAGAGATTTTTTCAAAAAAGACGATGAAATCATCGGTATCGATGCGATCCGGGAGTATATGAAACTGGATCGTTATCAAGGCGATCTGACTTTGCTCACCTGGCGTAAAGATCATGTGTTTCCCATGTACAAGAAGGATCATGTACGTCAAGCCATTGAAAAACGATTCGGATCAGTGAGGGCCTGTGCTGAATTTATGGGCATAGCCGAAAAGAAGATATGGCAGTTTTTACGCGGAGAGGCAAATTTGGATGAACGTGTTGAATTCAAATTAAGATATCTGCTCAGCAATCAACTGTCATACAGAAACGGCAAGGTAATTTAGCATAGATAAGAGTCCGCATGAATCTGTTTGATCTGATATGCCATGACGGAATTGATTTGAAACGGGTTGGGGCAACTAACGGTGGTGAATATGCCGGACCTTGCCCCTTTTGCGGAGGGAATGACCGCTTCCGTGTCTGGCCGGAACACAAAGGAGGGCGATATTGGTGCCGGGGATGCCATAAGACAGGTGATGCCATTCAATATTTGAGAGATTCACAGGGACTCTCATATCGTGAGGCCTGCCGGAAGCTGAACATTGCCATATCAAAAGGGAGCTGGCCGGGGGGAAGCAGAACATCAAAACAGAAGTTCACCCCTAGAAAAGCCACAATTCCGGATCTCCTATGGACAGAAAAGGCCAGTGTGTTTTTAGATTTGGCAAAAGAAACGATCCGGACGGACTACAGCCTTTTGGGCTTGTCATTTCTTCAGGGCAGGGGCCTGGCCGAAATCACGATCGGACGTGCAACTCTTGGATGGAACAAAACGGACCTTTACAGAGACCGTCAGGCCTGGGGGCTTAAAAAGGAGTTGAGACTTGACGGAAAACAAAAGCCGCTATGGTTGCCAGCGGGCCTGGTCATCCCTTATCTTGCCTCCGGCCATGTTGTCCGTTTGAGGATCAGGCGTGACGCTTCTAATATTGGACCGCGATATGTGATCATTCCTGGGAGTACCTTAACACCAATGATGATCTGGGAAAATCAATCCGTCCTGGTTATTGTGGAAAGTGAACTTGACGCCTTGTTGATCAATCAAGAGGCAGGTGATCTGGCTGGGGTGTGTGCCCTTGGCAGTGTGTCGGCAAGGCCGGATCATATTGCACATGAAGTTTTGAACGGCGCCGATCTGCTGCTTGTCTCCCTGGATAGTGACGAACCAGGCGCAAAGGAAAGTTGGCATTTCTGGAAAGATACTTATGGCCAGAAGGCAAAACGCTGGCCGGTCCCGATAGGGAAGGACCCCACAGAGGCACATCAAAACGGGTTGGATATTCGCCTATGGGTTGATGCGGGCATTGATGATTCCCAGTAAAACCAGATTCATTTCCTGAAACTTTGCAAAGCATCTCAACTAGCACCAAGACAGAAAGATGAAATCAGATATAGAGCAATTCATCATTTTTGCAGCATTTCAATTGAGTTCCATTTTTCCACACCTTTTAAATTCTCAAAAGTAGAGAAGATTCGCGGTTCTGCGACCCGTATAGAAGATAAGTGCTGGGAAGGACCCGCGTTTTTTCTTACAGCTTCATCATATGCCGGTAAAAGAGGGATAATATCCAAGTGAATATTCTCAATTTCCTGGAAGCTGATGGAATTTCATTGACCAGGAAAACTCGAAACGAATATGCGGGACCTTGTCCTTTTTGCGGCACAGGTAAAGATCGTTTCATTGTATGGCCGCTTCATGTTTCAAGGGGGGGGTATTATCCGGGGGGCGGTATTGGTGCCGGCAATGTGGGAAACAAGGCGATTTAATCCAATACCTGCGTGAGCGCCGGGGTATGAGTTACAGAGAAGCTTGCGAAACCATCGGGCATACAGTTGATCCTTTACATACAGGACATCCCGCGAAGGCAAACCCGAAAAAATAGATTCCGCCTAATTCCATCAGGCCTTCGGAAACATGGCAAAAAAAGGCGCTTTCAATTCAGAGGCAGACAGCGGAACAGCTTTGGGTAGAAGGAAAAACGGGGCTTGCTTTCCTTCATGATAGAGGCCTGCAGGATGAAACTATTGAATCGGCGGGTTTGGGATGGAACACAAAAGATATTTATGAGGATCGGCAAGTCTGGGGGTTACCCGATAAGATCAGGGAAAATGGAACACCGAAACGTTTGTGGATACCTCAGGGTCTGGTTATTCCCTGCTTTGATGGAATGGCAATAAACCGTTTACGGGTCCGACGTTTTCACGGAAACGATCCACGCTATGTGATTGTTACTGGGTCGGATACCACACCATTGGCAACCGGGGAAAATACTTGCGCGGCAGTTATTGTTGAAAGCGAACTTGACGCGCTTCTGTTGGGCCAGGAAGCGGGGAACATGGCTCGTATGATTTCCCTTGGGTCTGTCGTGAAACGCCCGGACAAGAGACTCCACGTCTGCTTGATGCGCTCAACAATCATCTTAAACGCTCTGGACTATGATCAGGCCGGAGCAAAAGAAGTATGGGGGTTCTGAAAAAAGACCTATGGCCAAAAAGTAAAACGCTGGCCGGTACCGACAGGGAAAGACCCCGGAGAAGCATTTCAAGCAGGGATTGACCTTCGGGAATGGATCGGAGCGGGCCTGGACGAATATATTTCGAAGTCAATGGGTTAAGCTCATTTGCAGATAATGCATCATAAATTGTAATCACA
It includes:
- a CDS encoding ribbon-helix-helix protein, CopG family, producing the protein MSTDKPKIIFVIEEDLLKRVDDYRFENRINSRSEAIRRLIEEGLKTDKTERKKE
- a CDS encoding ATP-binding protein, translating into KRLPQAAADDLLDVILERYRHRKSTMITSNRPIEDWGKLLGDNAAASAILDRLLHRGHLLKFEGKSYRLKEASKRLALEKKNN
- a CDS encoding helix-turn-helix transcriptional regulator → MKKKKSKNNDQTNTLPEVGYVRLSKFLSVYPVSRSTLFDMVRKGLAPKPIKLSKRCVAWHVDDIKSFINRTRETSDF